In one Balaenoptera ricei isolate mBalRic1 chromosome 20, mBalRic1.hap2, whole genome shotgun sequence genomic region, the following are encoded:
- the RFFL gene encoding E3 ubiquitin-protein ligase rififylin isoform X2 — MISSEPGSKDLSSGSNERQLAFCPGHVLKQAKSDFIMWATCCNWFCLDGQPEEAPPPQGARTQAYSNPGYSSFPSPTGSEPNCKACGAHFASMARKQTCLDCKKNFCVACSSQVGSGPRLCLLCQRFRATAFQREELMKMKVKDLRDYLSLHDISTETCREKEELVFLVLGQQPVISQEGRTHAPNLSPDSPEQQAFLTQPHTSTVPPTSPGLPSSAPAQARDRQQANGHVSQDQEEPVYLESTARAPAEDETQSVDSEDSFVPGRRASLSDLTDLEDIEGLTVRQLKEILARNFVNYKGCCEKWELMERVTRLYKDQKGLQHLVCGAEDQNGGAVPSSLEENLCRICMDSPIDCVLLECGHMVTCTKCGKRMNECPICRQYVIRAVHVFRS; from the exons ATTTTATCATGTGGGCAACCTGCTGCAACTGGTTCTGCCTGGATGGACAGCCTGAGGAGGCCCCACCGCCCCAGGGAGCCAGGACGCAGGCCTATTCCAACCCTGGGTAcagctccttcccttcccccacggGCTCGGAACCAAACTGCAAGGCCTGCGGGGCCCACTTCGCAAGCATGGCCAGGAAG CAGACCTGCTTGGACTGTAAGAAGAATTTCTGCGTGGCCTGTTCGAGCCAAGTGGGGAGCGGGCCCCGCCTCTGCCTTCTCTGCCAGCGCTTCCGAGCTACAGCCTTTCAGCGGGAGGAGCTCATGAAGATGAAGGTGAAGGACCTGAGGGACTATCTCAGCCTGCATGACATCTCTACCGAAACGTGCCGGGAGAAGGAGGAGCTGGTGTTCTTGGTGCTTGGCCAGCAGCCTGTAATCTCCCAGGAGGGCAGGACTCACGCCCCCAACCTGTCCCCGGACTCCCCCGAGCAGCAGGCCTTCCTGACCCAGCCTCACACCAGCACAGTACCTCCCACCTCACCCGGCCTCCCTTCCTCAGCCCCGGCCCAGGCTCGGGACCGGCAGCAG GCCAATGGCCATGTGTCTCAGGACCAAGAGGAACCCGTCTACCTGGAGAGCACAGCCAGAGCACCTGCTGAGGATGAGACCCAG TCTGTTGACTCAGAGGACAGCTTCGTCCCGGGCCGGAGGGCCTCTCTGTCTGACCTGACCGACCTGGAGGACATTGAAGGTCTAACCGTGCGGCAGCTCAAAGAGATCCTGGCTCGCAACTTCGTCAACTACAAGGGCTGCTGTGAGAAGTGGGAGCTGATGGAGAGGGTGACGCGGCTGTACAAGGATCAGAAGGGACTCCAGCACCTGG tGTGTGGTGCTGAAGACCAGAACG GGGGAGCAGTGCCATCCAGCCTGGAGGAGAACCTGTGTCGGATCTGCATGGACTCGCCCATCGACTGTGTTCTGCTGGAGTGCGGCCACATGGTCACCTGTACCAAGTGTGGCAAGCGCATGAACGAGTGTCCCATCTGCCGGCAGTACGTGATCCGAGCCGTGCACGTCTTCCGATCCTGA
- the RFFL gene encoding E3 ubiquitin-protein ligase rififylin isoform X1 encodes MWATCCNWFCLDGQPEEAPPPQGARTQAYSNPGYSSFPSPTGSEPNCKACGAHFASMARKQTCLDCKKNFCVACSSQVGSGPRLCLLCQRFRATAFQREELMKMKVKDLRDYLSLHDISTETCREKEELVFLVLGQQPVISQEGRTHAPNLSPDSPEQQAFLTQPHTSTVPPTSPGLPSSAPAQARDRQQANGHVSQDQEEPVYLESTARAPAEDETQSVDSEDSFVPGRRASLSDLTDLEDIEGLTVRQLKEILARNFVNYKGCCEKWELMERVTRLYKDQKGLQHLVCGAEDQNGGAVPSSLEENLCRICMDSPIDCVLLECGHMVTCTKCGKRMNECPICRQYVIRAVHVFRS; translated from the exons ATGTGGGCAACCTGCTGCAACTGGTTCTGCCTGGATGGACAGCCTGAGGAGGCCCCACCGCCCCAGGGAGCCAGGACGCAGGCCTATTCCAACCCTGGGTAcagctccttcccttcccccacggGCTCGGAACCAAACTGCAAGGCCTGCGGGGCCCACTTCGCAAGCATGGCCAGGAAG CAGACCTGCTTGGACTGTAAGAAGAATTTCTGCGTGGCCTGTTCGAGCCAAGTGGGGAGCGGGCCCCGCCTCTGCCTTCTCTGCCAGCGCTTCCGAGCTACAGCCTTTCAGCGGGAGGAGCTCATGAAGATGAAGGTGAAGGACCTGAGGGACTATCTCAGCCTGCATGACATCTCTACCGAAACGTGCCGGGAGAAGGAGGAGCTGGTGTTCTTGGTGCTTGGCCAGCAGCCTGTAATCTCCCAGGAGGGCAGGACTCACGCCCCCAACCTGTCCCCGGACTCCCCCGAGCAGCAGGCCTTCCTGACCCAGCCTCACACCAGCACAGTACCTCCCACCTCACCCGGCCTCCCTTCCTCAGCCCCGGCCCAGGCTCGGGACCGGCAGCAG GCCAATGGCCATGTGTCTCAGGACCAAGAGGAACCCGTCTACCTGGAGAGCACAGCCAGAGCACCTGCTGAGGATGAGACCCAG TCTGTTGACTCAGAGGACAGCTTCGTCCCGGGCCGGAGGGCCTCTCTGTCTGACCTGACCGACCTGGAGGACATTGAAGGTCTAACCGTGCGGCAGCTCAAAGAGATCCTGGCTCGCAACTTCGTCAACTACAAGGGCTGCTGTGAGAAGTGGGAGCTGATGGAGAGGGTGACGCGGCTGTACAAGGATCAGAAGGGACTCCAGCACCTGG tGTGTGGTGCTGAAGACCAGAACG GGGGAGCAGTGCCATCCAGCCTGGAGGAGAACCTGTGTCGGATCTGCATGGACTCGCCCATCGACTGTGTTCTGCTGGAGTGCGGCCACATGGTCACCTGTACCAAGTGTGGCAAGCGCATGAACGAGTGTCCCATCTGCCGGCAGTACGTGATCCGAGCCGTGCACGTCTTCCGATCCTGA